A DNA window from Allokutzneria albata contains the following coding sequences:
- a CDS encoding flavin monoamine oxidase family protein: MVSTQPDEHDQPKPTTVLCPDFPFAYDEWVRHPAGLGALPDRRHGAEVAVIGGGISGLVTAYELMKLGLRPVVYEADQLGGRMRSVAFEGHPEAKAEMGAMRFPPSATLFHYVDKLGLKTKPFPNPLSPATPSTVVNLRGVSHFARTQDDLPEVYQQVSDAWAKALHEKADMSLMEDAIARRDVGTIKALWNHMVPELDNQSFYGFLASSAAFSSFEHREIFGQVGFGCGGWDTDFTNSMLDILRVVYTEASDRHHRILGGCQQVPEGLWEHQPESLVHWPAGTSLASLHGGAPRPAVVSIDRTPTGYVVEDATGEVREFPVAVYTAQSWNLLSRIKSDPALLPQSLWTAVERTHYMGSSKLFVLTDRPFWRDRDPKTGRDVMSMTLTDRLPRGVYLFDDGPDKPGVMCLSYTWNDDSLKVATLTAEERLDVILASLRQIYPDVDIRSHIIAPPVTITWETEPYFMGAFKSSLPGHYRYQRELFTHFMQAEFAEEHRGFFMAGDDISWVAGFAENAVTTALNAVWGVLNHLGGATHPDNPGPGDLFDALAPLKI; this comes from the coding sequence ATGGTCTCGACGCAGCCCGACGAGCACGACCAGCCGAAGCCGACCACGGTGCTGTGCCCCGACTTCCCGTTCGCCTACGACGAGTGGGTCCGGCACCCGGCCGGGCTCGGCGCGCTCCCCGACCGGCGGCACGGGGCCGAGGTCGCGGTGATCGGCGGCGGCATCTCCGGCCTGGTCACCGCCTACGAGCTGATGAAGCTCGGGCTGCGCCCCGTGGTCTACGAGGCCGACCAGCTCGGCGGCCGGATGCGGTCGGTCGCCTTCGAGGGCCACCCCGAGGCGAAGGCGGAGATGGGCGCGATGCGCTTCCCGCCGTCGGCCACCCTGTTCCACTACGTCGACAAGCTCGGCCTGAAGACCAAGCCGTTCCCGAACCCGCTGTCCCCCGCGACGCCGAGCACCGTGGTGAACCTGCGCGGTGTCTCGCACTTCGCCCGCACCCAGGACGACCTACCCGAGGTCTACCAGCAGGTCTCCGACGCGTGGGCGAAAGCCCTGCACGAGAAGGCGGACATGTCGCTGATGGAGGACGCGATCGCGCGCCGCGACGTCGGCACCATCAAGGCGCTGTGGAACCACATGGTCCCGGAGCTGGACAACCAGTCCTTCTACGGGTTCCTGGCCTCGTCGGCGGCGTTCTCCTCCTTCGAGCACCGCGAGATCTTCGGCCAGGTCGGCTTCGGCTGCGGCGGCTGGGACACCGACTTCACCAACTCGATGCTCGACATCCTCCGCGTGGTCTACACCGAGGCCAGCGACCGCCACCACCGGATTCTCGGTGGCTGCCAACAGGTTCCCGAAGGTCTGTGGGAGCACCAGCCGGAGTCGTTGGTGCACTGGCCCGCGGGCACCTCGCTGGCGTCGCTGCACGGTGGCGCGCCGCGCCCCGCCGTCGTCAGCATCGACCGCACGCCCACCGGCTACGTGGTCGAGGACGCCACCGGCGAGGTCCGCGAGTTCCCCGTCGCCGTCTACACCGCGCAGAGCTGGAACCTGTTGTCGCGCATCAAGAGCGACCCCGCGCTGCTGCCGCAGTCGCTGTGGACGGCCGTGGAGCGCACGCACTACATGGGTTCCTCGAAGCTGTTCGTGCTGACCGATCGCCCGTTCTGGCGCGACCGCGACCCGAAGACCGGCCGCGACGTGATGAGCATGACGCTCACCGACCGCCTGCCGCGCGGGGTGTACCTGTTCGACGACGGCCCAGACAAGCCCGGCGTGATGTGCCTGTCCTACACGTGGAACGACGACTCGCTGAAGGTCGCGACGCTCACCGCGGAGGAACGCCTCGACGTGATCCTGGCTTCGCTGCGGCAGATCTACCCCGACGTCGACATCCGCTCGCACATCATCGCGCCCCCGGTCACCATCACCTGGGAGACCGAGCCGTACTTCATGGGCGCCTTCAAGTCGAGCCTGCCCGGCCACTACCGCTACCAGCGCGAGCTGTTCACCCACTTCATGCAGGCCGAGTTCGCCGAGGAGCACCGGGGCTTCTTCATGGCCGGTGACGACATCTCCTGGGTCGCGGGGTTCGCCGAGAACGCCGTGACCACCGCGCTGAACGCGGTGTGGGGCGTGCTCAACCACCTCGGCGGCGCCACCCACCCCGACAACCCCGGTCCCGGCGACCTCTTCGACGCCTTGGCCCCGCTCAAGATCTGA